In Leptolyngbya sp. NIES-2104, the genomic window GCGAAGCAATCAAAGAAATCGAGTTGGACATTGCTGAAGGTGCAGACATGCTGATGGTGAAGCCTGCTTTGGCATACATGGACATCATTCACCAAGTGAAGCAAGCTTCAAACCTGCCTGTCGCGGCTTATAACGTGTCAGGTGAATACGCGATGGTAAAAGCAGCGGCACTCAATGGCTGGATCGATGAAGAACGAGTCGTGATGGAAACGCTACTCGGTTTCAAACGGGCGGGAGCCGATTTGATTCTGACGTATCACGCGAAAGATGCAGCGCGATGGTTAAACAGCTAATTGATTAAAACAATCTGAAGCATCGATCGATATCACTCGATCGATGCTTTTCTATTACTAATCTGGTGCGTGTTTACGTCTGTCTGTCGGTAGATGCTGCCTAAAAAGATACAAAATAGAGTCGTAAAAACTGCTACAAGAGATTACTCAAAGATCGAGAAAGCATCCCTATAGCTATGAAAATCTTATTGATTGAAGATGATTCAGCGATCGTAGAGTTACTTTCAGAGACTTTGACGGCGCATCATTACACAATTGATGTTGCGACCGATGGACAAACCGGATTAACACTTGCAACAGATTGGGAATACGATCTCGTTTTATTGGATTTGCTGATTCCTCGAATCGATGGCATTGCGCTTTGTCAACAATTACGATCGCAGCAGTTTCAAAAACCGATTCTGTTATTGACCGCAAAAGATTCGAGCGCTGACATCGTAAAAGGTCTAGATGCTGGAGCCGATGATTACCTCACGAAACCGTTTGAGTTATCAGAACTATTAGCCCGTATTCGGGCGCTACTGCGGCGAGGAGAAACAAAGTTAGCTCCGACTGTGTTAACTTGGGGCGCGTTGCAGGTGAACTTAGAATCAGCTCAAGTGCTTTATGCTGAGCAGCCTCTAGCGTTATCTCCGAAAGAATATAGTTTGCTGACGCTCTTTTTAAGGAATCCACAGCGAACTTTTAGTCGGAGTGAAATTATCGATCGCTTATGGTCGATCGATGCCTGTCCGGGTGAAGGCACAGTGACAAATCTAATCAAGGATCTGCGGCGCAAGCTCAAAACTGCTGGAATGCAGACAGATTTGCTCGAAACGGTTTACGGTATGGGATATCGGCTGAGAAGTCCTGAGTCTTCTGCAATTCAAACCGTACTTGCACGTTATCAAAAGACGTTTGCTAGCCGCGTCGATCGATTAGAACAAGACATTCAATTCAATCCATCCAAGGCAGCACAAGAAGCTCATAAACTTGCGGGTGCGTTAGGTTCATTCGGATATGAAATCGGATCGAAGATCGCTCGATCCATCGAACATTTACTGATTGAAGAACGATCGCGATCGCAGATTACACCCTTAATCGCTCAGTTAAAGCAAGAACTTACGAAACCTCCGACTCAAATCAACGTTACTCAACCTCCTCAAACACAGGCGGCGAAAGTGATGTTAGTCGATGACGATGCAGTCACGCTCAATCTGTTATCAGATCTGCTGTGTTCATGCGGGCTGCAAGTGACGAGCGTACAACATCCAGAAAAATTCTGGCAAACGCTTTCGATGACTCAGCCTGATGTGCTCGTCATGGATTTAGAAATGCCAAATTTGAACGGGGCTGAACTCTGTCGAGACGTCCGACAACACGATCGCTGGCGACATCTACCGATTTTGATGGTGACAGCACATACCGATGCTCGATCGATTCAGCAAGCGTTTGCCGCTGGAGCCGATGATTTTATTCGTAAGTCATTGATTCAGCCGGAATTTGTGCCACGGGTGATGAGTCGAATTGATCGATCGCGACTTCAAGCGATTCAATCATGATGCTTCTACGATCGATTCAAGGCAAAAAGACTCGCAGCCTGGAAATTCCGCTGCGTCTCGTGTTGACGATTCCTTTTGTGCTGCTAACAGTGGGCACGAGTGGACTGGTGGGATATTTATCTTGGCAAAATGGACAGCGATCGGTACACGACCTGGCAAATCAACTGATTCAAGAAGTCGAGCAGCGGGCTGAAACTCACATTCGCGCCTATCTAGAAACTGCACATTTAGTCAATGCAAATCATGCGAATGCGTTAGCGCTCAATTCTCCAAATCGGGCTGAGTTAGAACAGTATCTTTGTCGTCAGCTTCAGCTTTATCCAAAGGTGACAGCCACTCATCTAAGTGAACCAAACGGAAATTTTCTTGGGATTGTGCGCCAAGCAACCGGACAGCTTGCAGTTCACGATCGTCAAAACGCAATTAGTTCAGCAATTCAAGCTGTAGCACTCGATCAAAACTGTCGTCGGGGGCAACCTTTGGCATCTCCCGGAGCCTTTGATCCACGCGATCGCCCGTGGTATCAAACTGCAATTCGAGCGAAACAAGCGGTCTGGAGTCCGATTTTTGCTTGGAAAGCTGCTCCTGTGATTAGTACAAATGCAGCGCTACCTATCTACGATGCGGATGGAAAACTGCGCTCTGTGCTGGGAACTTCGCTCGTGCTTTCAGACATGAGTGAGTATCTAAGAACGCTGAAAATTGGTCGATCGGGACAAGTTTTTATCATCGAGCGCAATGGCTTATTTGTCGCATCCTCAACTACAAAAGAGCCGTTTATTACCAATGGAAGACCTCAGCGCCGTTCTGCATTTGAGTCAGATCTTCCCCTCCTCAGAGCAAGTACCGCTTATCTACAACAGCACAACGGCAAACTAGAAAACATTCGTCAACCGCAGCAATTCATCACAAAATTCGGTCGATCGAACTATTTTCTGCAAACAATCCCGATCGCTGATCCGCGTGGAATTGATTGGTTAATGTTGGTACTGGTGCCCGAATCGGACTTTACCGATCAAATCCACGCGAACACACAGACAACGATACTCCTGAGTCTTGGAGCGTTACTGAGTTCGATTCTGATTGGATTGTGGCTAACCCGATCGATCGTTCGACCGATTCAATATCTCGGACAGGTCAGTCTTGCACTTTCAAATGGCGACTGGAACGAAACGATCGAG contains:
- a CDS encoding response regulator, which produces MKILLIEDDSAIVELLSETLTAHHYTIDVATDGQTGLTLATDWEYDLVLLDLLIPRIDGIALCQQLRSQQFQKPILLLTAKDSSADIVKGLDAGADDYLTKPFELSELLARIRALLRRGETKLAPTVLTWGALQVNLESAQVLYAEQPLALSPKEYSLLTLFLRNPQRTFSRSEIIDRLWSIDACPGEGTVTNLIKDLRRKLKTAGMQTDLLETVYGMGYRLRSPESSAIQTVLARYQKTFASRVDRLEQDIQFNPSKAAQEAHKLAGALGSFGYEIGSKIARSIEHLLIEERSRSQITPLIAQLKQELTKPPTQINVTQPPQTQAAKVMLVDDDAVTLNLLSDLLCSCGLQVTSVQHPEKFWQTLSMTQPDVLVMDLEMPNLNGAELCRDVRQHDRWRHLPILMVTAHTDARSIQQAFAAGADDFIRKSLIQPEFVPRVMSRIDRSRLQAIQS